One region of Oxalobacteraceae bacterium OTU3CAMAD1 genomic DNA includes:
- a CDS encoding Crp/Fnr family transcriptional regulator, with protein sequence MNAFDTTTSATRSINVGAAAQPISLIGAQQNDLLRALSREDLLALFSDLELVALPAGKHLFDYGDKVEYTYFPTNAIVSLQYVMEDGATTEIAVVGREGVVGVALYPTERASYSAVVEADGYGYRLRTEVLREAFYAGGPLAQQLMRYTSAMFAQLAQSVAGSRHTSIEQKLCRWLLERLDRSMTSELKVTQEMIANMLGVRRESVTGAAGKLAEEGLIMYRRGCVTVLDRAGMELRAGSCYQASRNKAAMVEQRAA encoded by the coding sequence ATGAACGCATTTGACACCACCACCTCCGCAACCCGCTCCATCAACGTCGGCGCCGCTGCACAACCGATCAGCTTGATTGGTGCGCAACAGAACGATTTGCTGCGCGCCTTGTCGCGTGAGGATCTGCTGGCCTTGTTCAGCGATCTGGAATTGGTGGCGTTGCCGGCGGGTAAGCACCTGTTCGACTACGGCGACAAGGTCGAGTACACCTACTTCCCGACTAACGCGATCGTTTCGCTGCAGTACGTGATGGAAGACGGCGCGACCACCGAGATCGCCGTCGTTGGCCGCGAAGGCGTGGTCGGTGTTGCCCTCTACCCAACCGAGCGCGCCAGCTACTCGGCAGTTGTCGAAGCCGACGGCTACGGTTATCGTCTGCGCACTGAAGTGCTGCGTGAGGCGTTCTACGCCGGCGGCCCACTTGCCCAGCAATTGATGCGTTATACCAGCGCGATGTTCGCCCAACTGGCGCAGAGCGTGGCTGGTAGCCGTCACACCAGTATCGAGCAGAAGCTGTGCCGCTGGTTGCTGGAGCGTTTGGACCGTTCGATGACCAGCGAACTGAAGGTAACGCAGGAAATGATCGCCAACATGCTGGGCGTGCGCCGCGAGAGCGTCACGGGCGCGGCCGGCAAGCTGGCTGAAGAAGGTTTGATCATGTACCGCCGTGGTTGCGTGACGGTGCTGGATCGTGCTGGAATGGAACTGCGCGCGGGCAGCTGCTACCAAGCCAGCCGCAACAAGGCGGCGATGGTCGAGCAGCGCGCGGCGTAA
- a CDS encoding transposase, whose translation MTRPLRIEYAGALYHITSRGDRKVDIYLDDTDRAVWLQTLGDVCAQSNYVVHAFCQMTNHYHLLLETVDGNLSAGMRELNGTYSQYFNRRHDLVGHVFQGRYKAILVQKENYLLELARYIVLNPVRAKLVTDPADWPWTSYMFTQEILPPPAWLDTNFILKKFGDKRTDAIKAYKQFVREGIGSTNPLFGVKNQLLLGDDAFIERFQTASPQQEMGGISRVQRGTMALSLQAYENQYADRDTAIAFAYATNAYSMSEIARHFKVSRTTASRAVKIWRSRPPDTR comes from the coding sequence ATGACCCGCCCCCTGAGAATCGAATACGCTGGCGCGCTTTACCACATCACCTCCCGAGGTGACCGTAAAGTGGACATCTATCTGGACGACACTGATCGCGCGGTATGGCTCCAAACCTTGGGCGACGTGTGCGCGCAATCGAACTATGTGGTGCACGCTTTCTGCCAAATGACGAATCACTATCACTTGCTGCTAGAAACCGTAGACGGAAATCTGTCGGCCGGCATGCGTGAGCTGAATGGCACTTACTCGCAGTATTTCAACCGCCGCCACGACTTGGTCGGACATGTTTTTCAAGGACGATATAAGGCGATTTTGGTACAAAAGGAGAACTATCTGCTCGAGTTGGCGCGATATATCGTTCTAAATCCCGTGCGCGCCAAACTGGTTACCGATCCAGCAGACTGGCCATGGACAAGCTACATGTTCACCCAAGAAATCCTGCCCCCACCTGCCTGGCTGGACACGAACTTTATCTTGAAAAAATTCGGCGACAAACGGACAGATGCCATCAAGGCATATAAGCAATTCGTCCGCGAAGGCATTGGGTCAACGAATCCTTTATTTGGCGTAAAGAATCAGCTGCTACTTGGCGACGACGCGTTTATCGAACGGTTCCAAACGGCCTCCCCACAGCAGGAAATGGGCGGCATCTCGCGCGTCCAACGCGGAACGATGGCGCTATCACTGCAAGCATATGAAAATCAATATGCCGACCGCGACACGGCCATCGCGTTCGCCTACGCCACCAATGCCTACTCCATGAGCGAGATAGCGCGCCACTTCAAGGTGTCACGAACAACCGCGAGCCGCGCAGTGAAAATCTGGCGCTCCCGGCCGCCGGACACCCGGTAA
- a CDS encoding TonB-dependent siderophore receptor, whose amino-acid sequence MAAAISLLVAPSALHAQESGSAATIESIQVTGSWLGSGLQNSVKNFPGARTVVGKEEIENSGALDIGDVLRRIPGVQATDNSGTAGSAISLNIGVRGLTGRYSPRSTILLDGIPLAVAPYGQPQLSFAPVSLNNIESIDVVRGGGAVRYGPQNVGGIINFRSRAIPEGPGISGDVSVRYNDFSETGHSRQHSAFVGSTLDNGLGLALMYSGMDGSGWRVGSDEKVNDVALKFRYKIDPQSEVYGKLTYFDVNSRTPGGLTVAQYNANPFQNTRPTDFWNGDRKGADVGYLNTLSATQEVEIKAYYNESFRQSALINAARTQLTYQPRNYQVLGVEPRYTQRFAVSGMTHDVTVGYRFLRERGDDNNYVQNVATGVNGATATFVNSTDAHAVYIDDRIALGAWRITPGVRYERIRSERDDIVGRNTFESNNNKALPSLNVAYLVNKALTVFANYTTSFGPVQNTQLNSQTPSNPLKPELAKTAEVGARWKTGAVSAELTAFKLKFDNQIIQVPGITPATFQNIGATDHEGIETAADYSFSDDSALAGLNVYANYTYTKAIQESGATSGMDVPFYSRNTDTVGARYRIGAFTANLSSTHQGKQYSDAANTVAESANGGVGQIPGFRLWNAQLGWKLPGKPGYEVMAGINNLSDKRYYTRNVDGNAGRMVGAPRTAYLQLRATY is encoded by the coding sequence ATGGCCGCCGCCATCTCCCTGCTGGTGGCGCCATCCGCGCTGCACGCCCAGGAGAGCGGGTCCGCCGCGACTATCGAATCGATCCAGGTGACGGGCAGCTGGCTGGGCTCGGGCTTGCAGAACAGCGTGAAGAACTTCCCCGGCGCGCGCACCGTCGTCGGCAAGGAGGAGATCGAGAATTCCGGCGCCCTGGACATCGGCGACGTGCTGCGCCGCATTCCGGGTGTGCAGGCGACCGACAATTCCGGCACGGCCGGCAGCGCCATTTCGCTCAATATCGGCGTGCGCGGGCTGACCGGACGCTACTCGCCGCGTTCGACCATCCTGCTCGACGGCATCCCGCTGGCGGTGGCGCCGTACGGCCAGCCGCAGCTGTCGTTCGCGCCGGTGAGCCTGAACAACATCGAATCGATCGACGTCGTGCGCGGCGGTGGGGCGGTGCGCTACGGCCCGCAGAACGTCGGCGGCATCATCAACTTCCGCAGCCGCGCGATTCCGGAGGGTCCTGGCATCAGCGGCGACGTCTCGGTGCGCTACAACGACTTCAGCGAAACCGGCCACAGCCGTCAGCACAGCGCCTTCGTCGGCAGCACGCTCGACAACGGCCTCGGCCTGGCGCTGATGTACTCGGGCATGGACGGCTCGGGCTGGCGCGTGGGCAGCGACGAAAAGGTCAACGACGTCGCGCTCAAGTTCCGCTACAAAATCGATCCGCAGAGCGAGGTGTACGGCAAGCTGACGTACTTCGACGTCAACTCGCGCACGCCAGGCGGCCTGACGGTGGCGCAATACAACGCCAACCCGTTCCAGAACACCCGTCCGACGGACTTCTGGAACGGCGACCGCAAGGGTGCGGACGTCGGCTACCTGAATACGTTGTCGGCCACGCAGGAGGTCGAGATTAAGGCCTACTACAACGAAAGCTTCCGCCAGAGCGCGCTGATCAACGCCGCCCGCACGCAGCTGACCTACCAGCCGCGCAACTACCAGGTGTTGGGCGTCGAGCCGCGCTATACGCAGCGCTTCGCCGTGTCCGGCATGACGCACGACGTCACGGTCGGCTACCGTTTCCTGCGCGAGCGGGGCGACGACAATAACTATGTCCAGAACGTCGCCACCGGCGTCAATGGCGCGACCGCGACCTTCGTCAACAGCACCGACGCGCACGCCGTGTATATCGACGACCGCATCGCGCTGGGGGCGTGGCGCATCACGCCGGGCGTGCGCTACGAGCGCATCCGTTCGGAGCGCGATGACATCGTCGGCCGCAACACCTTTGAATCGAACAACAACAAGGCGCTGCCATCGCTCAACGTCGCCTATTTGGTGAACAAGGCGCTGACGGTGTTCGCCAACTACACGACCTCGTTCGGACCGGTGCAGAACACGCAGCTGAACTCGCAGACGCCGTCCAATCCGCTCAAGCCCGAGCTGGCGAAGACCGCCGAAGTGGGCGCGCGCTGGAAAACCGGCGCCGTCAGCGCCGAACTGACGGCGTTCAAGCTCAAGTTCGACAACCAGATCATCCAGGTTCCGGGCATCACGCCGGCGACGTTCCAGAACATCGGCGCGACCGACCACGAGGGCATCGAAACGGCCGCCGACTACAGCTTCAGCGACGACAGCGCGCTGGCGGGGCTGAACGTCTACGCCAACTACACGTACACCAAGGCGATCCAGGAATCGGGCGCGACGTCGGGCATGGACGTGCCGTTCTACTCGCGCAACACCGACACGGTAGGCGCGCGCTACCGCATCGGCGCCTTCACGGCAAATTTGTCCAGCACACATCAAGGCAAGCAATACTCGGACGCCGCCAACACAGTGGCCGAGTCCGCCAATGGCGGAGTAGGGCAGATCCCCGGCTTCCGCCTGTGGAACGCGCAGCTGGGCTGGAAGCTACCGGGCAAGCCGGGTTACGAGGTGATGGCCGGCATCAACAACCTGTCGGACAAGCGCTACTACACGCGCAACGTCGACGGCAACGCCGGACGCATGGTCGGCGCCCCGCGCACCGCCTACCTCCAGCTGCGCGCAACGTATTAA
- the hmpA gene encoding NO-inducible flavohemoprotein — protein sequence MLSAEQKAIITATVPILEQGGEALTRHFYLTLFRDFPQVKPFFNQANQQDGNQQRALANAVLMYARNIDRLEQLGPLVSTIVNKHVSLQIQREHYPLVGASLLKAIREVLGAETATDAVIDAWAAAYGQLADILAGAEQNVYDENARAPGGWSGARAFKVASKKAESDEITSFVLEPVDGRAVVAHKPGQYIGMSVNIDGEEARRQYSLSAAANGANYRISVKREAGGAVSNFLHDRVSVGDSIDLFPPSGEFVLKDGDKPLVLISGGVGITPTLAMLTSALSTGRAIHFIHAARHAGVHAFRDQIEALASEYPQLQRFYCYETASDTGPQPHATGYLDRQRLGEWLPATRDVDAYFLGPTPFMKAVKSHLLELGVPQAQTHYEFFGPAEALA from the coding sequence ATGCTGAGCGCAGAACAAAAAGCCATCATCACCGCGACCGTACCCATCCTGGAACAAGGCGGCGAAGCGTTGACGCGCCATTTCTACCTGACGCTGTTCCGCGACTTCCCGCAGGTGAAGCCGTTTTTCAACCAGGCCAACCAGCAGGACGGCAACCAGCAGCGCGCGCTGGCCAACGCGGTGCTGATGTATGCGCGCAATATCGATCGTCTGGAACAACTCGGACCGCTGGTCTCGACCATCGTCAACAAGCACGTCTCGCTGCAGATCCAGCGCGAACACTATCCGCTGGTGGGCGCCTCGCTGCTCAAGGCGATTCGGGAAGTGCTCGGCGCCGAAACCGCGACCGACGCCGTGATCGACGCCTGGGCCGCCGCCTACGGCCAACTGGCCGACATCCTGGCCGGCGCCGAACAAAACGTCTACGATGAAAACGCCCGCGCGCCGGGCGGCTGGAGCGGCGCCCGCGCATTCAAGGTCGCTTCCAAAAAGGCCGAAAGCGACGAGATCACCTCCTTCGTGCTGGAACCGGTCGACGGCCGCGCCGTTGTCGCCCATAAGCCGGGCCAGTACATCGGCATGTCCGTCAATATCGACGGCGAGGAGGCGCGCCGCCAATACTCGCTGTCGGCGGCCGCCAATGGCGCCAACTACCGCATCAGCGTCAAACGCGAAGCGGGTGGCGCGGTGTCGAACTTCCTGCACGATCGAGTCAGCGTCGGCGATAGCATCGACCTGTTCCCGCCCTCCGGCGAATTCGTGCTGAAAGACGGCGACAAACCACTGGTGCTGATCAGCGGCGGCGTCGGCATCACGCCGACGCTGGCGATGCTGACGAGCGCCCTGTCAACCGGCCGCGCCATCCACTTCATCCACGCCGCGCGCCACGCCGGCGTGCACGCCTTCCGTGACCAGATTGAGGCCCTGGCGAGCGAATATCCGCAGCTTCAGCGCTTCTACTGCTACGAAACCGCCAGCGATACCGGCCCGCAGCCGCACGCCACCGGCTATCTGGATCGGCAGCGCCTCGGCGAATGGCTGCCGGCGACGCGCGACGTCGACGCCTACTTCCTTGGACCGACGCCGTTCATGAAGGCCGTCAAATCGCATCTGCTGGAATTGGGCGTGCCGCAGGCACAGACGCACTACGAGTTCTTCGGCCCCGCCGAGGCGCTGGCCTGA